TCTCCAGCGCCTCATCCAGCCGGCCGGTCCTCATAAAAAAGTTACCCAGCCGCTCAAGAGCCAGCGGGTTATCGGGATCGTAAGATAAAATGCGCCTGTAAGCCTCCACGGCTTTATCTTTCTTGCCCGTGTTCTCATAAAGATAGGAAAGGTCAAGGAGAGCCTCGGTAAGATAAGGATCAATCTCCAGGGCCTTCAGATACATCTTTTCGGCAAATTCGTACAACCTCATCTCCAGCAGGACCCTGGCTTTATAGTAGTAGGCAAGGGGGTTGTCAGGAAGAATCTCCGTGAGAAGGTCCAGCCTTTTAATGGCTTCATCGTACATTCCCACCTGAGCGTAAAGCGTCCCAAGAAGCAAACACACATCGGCATCTTCAGGATTGATGGCAAAGGCCCTCTCAAACACATCAATGGCCTGCTTCCACCGCCCTGCTCCGGCGTAAAGTCGCCCGACAAAGACCAGAACTTCAGGATCGCCCGGGGCACGGTTCAGCAGTTTTTCGGCATAACCCAACGCCTCTTCTATGCGACCCTGCCGAACCAGTAAGGTTGATAATTCCCTCAGAATTTCAATCGATCCCGGCCGCAGGCTGAGGACCTCTTTATAAACCTCTATAGCCTCATCAAACCGTTCTTCGTGAAGCAACAACTGAGCTTTCAGATACTTGAAGTAGAGGGGGGAATTTTTCAATTCCGGCTCCACCGCTTCGTATTTAAGATTCGGCGGGTTATGAAAGGTTGCACAGGAAACCATAAGGCTCAGCGCTATAATCATCACAAATTTTTTCATGGATAGTACGTGAACCTCCGTAAGTAGCACCTTAAATATTCAAAACTAAAGGATCGGTGTAGTAGTGCATATCACAGCCTATTCCGGAAAGTCAATTTAAGCCGAAGGAAGCCGGAAGGGCATAAATCATGACGGAATTTCAAAAAATCAGGGCTGCGGGAAAAAAGCGAAACCGTCACTCTTCTTTGACCTTACCGAAGACGAATTTCCCAAGGAGCTCTTCAATATCCAGGGGAGGCTGAGTGTCCACTATTTCGCCTCCCGGAGGAATGTAAGAGTCAAGTCCTCCAGGAGATATGGCAATGTACTTGTCCCCGATAATGCCCATGGTTTTTATGCTTGCTATTACATCTTCTTCGAGTCTGACATCCTTCTTCACACGAAGCTTAACCAGAGCCTGTCCCTGATCGAGCACAATGTCTTCCACATAACCGACTTCAACGCCCGCAATGGTGACCGGAGCTTTTTTCTTTAATCCGGCCACATTACTGAAACGGGCGTATACGGTATAATAATCTTTCAGGTTCCACAAAGAAACCTCTCCGAGCCTGAAAGAAACGTATCCCGTTGCAAGCAAACCGATGAGCAGGAATAAGCCAACGGCAAACTCGAGACGGCGGCTTACATGTTCCATTTTAAGGACTCCTTCGTCACTAAAGCATAATGGACGTAATCACATAGTCCGCAACAAGCACAGATACGGAAGAAGCCACAACCGCATCGGTCGTTGCTTTGCTTACATCTTCCGGCCCCATGGAGCCCGTATCCACCCCCGCATAAAACCCCTTGTATGTACAGATCCATATAGTTATTATCGCAAATACAAAAGCCTTTACATAGCCCATGGAGACATCGGACCAGTCAACGCTTTTGTATATCCCGTCCCAATAAGCGCCTGGGTTTGCACCGAGAAGCAAAACCCCTACCCCATAACCGCCTATGATACCGATTAGGTCGAAAATCGAGGTTAGCAGGGGAAAGCAGATAAGGCCGGCGATAAATCTGGGAGTAATCATGTAAGAATGAGGATCTATGGCCATACAACGCAGAGCATCTATCTGCTCTTCAATCCTCATTATCCCTATTTCCGCGCATATTGCCGATCCCGCACGGCCGGTTATCATAAGCGCCGTGAGAACAGGCCCCAGTTCCCGGATCAGGCTGAGAGCTACGGCCGCCCCAAGAAGACCCTCGGAACCGAATTTGGAAAGAGTGTAATACCCCTGAAGTCCCAGCACCATGCCCGAAAAGGCACCGGTAAAGCATATCACAAAAAGGGATTTGTGGCCGATGAAGTGGATGTGCTTGATCACAGCAAGGAACTTTCCCGGGGGTCGAAAGAGCCCGGCAACAGAGGACAGCAGGAAAATCCCCAGACGACCCAAACCGAATATCTGTCCAAGACCCCATCGCCCGAGAGAATAAATCAAGGTAATTCCGTAATTCATCGTCGCCTCACCGCGCACAGCCTTTCAAGATAAGCTTCCACGTCCTCTCCCGCCTCTTCGGCTCTTCGTTCCAGAAACTGCCTCACCCTTGGATTATCGTTTCTTCTTATTTCATCGGGGGTTCCCGATGCAAGGATGCGTCCACGATCCATTACCATCATTCTGTCGGCTATCCTGAAAGCGCTTTCGAGCTCATGGGTAACCACGATAACGGTCATTCCCAGGGCAGCCTTAAGAGAAAGCAGGAGTTCGTCAAGCCCCGCAGCAGTAATTGGATCAAGCCCTGATGAGGGCTCGTCAACAAAAAGAAACTCAGGGTCCATCGCCAGAGCCCTTGCAAGTCCGGCTCTCTTGCGCATCCCTCCGCTCAACTGAGACGGCATAAATCCCGACAGTCCCGACAGGCCCACCATGTGCAGTTTCATCTCAACCATGATGTCAATGATTTCGCCGGGAAGACCGGTATGAACCCGTAGAGGCGTGGCCACATTTTCGCCTACCGTAAGAGAGTTAAAAAGAGCCCCGTTCTGAAACAGAACCCCGATACGCTTGTGATAGTTATTCCACTCCGAACTACCCCATCTTCCGACGTCTTCTCCGTCAATCCATATACACCCCGACGGCGTTTCCTTAAGGCCGATTAGATGGCGGAAAAGAGTCGTTTTACCGGAACCGCTTATGCCCATTATGACGAAAATCTCATGTCTGGGTATAAGGGCCGACACATCGTAGAGTACCTGTCTCGTGCCGTAGAAGCTGTTAAGTCCTTTCACCTCTATTGCAATATCACCGGTCATAAGACGATTACTCCGTCAGCCCTCACCAGTCCGGTTCTCCAGCAGAAGATTTTCAAGACGGGCCAGTTTTATCACTCTCACGGCATGTTCGGAAGGGTTTTTCAACTTGAAGGAAATCCCTCTCTTTTTAGCCTCTCTGCAAAGCGCAACAAAAAGTGCCACTCCCGCCGTATCCACCGTGGACACATTGAAAAGGTTCAGCTCGACGCCGGCTATTGCCCGGGAATTCAACTCTTTTTTAAGCCTTCGATATATCCGCGGAACTTCATACCTCGTAAGCCTTCCCCTGATTTCGATGGAAAGAGTTCCCGATGATGAAACTCTCATGTCAATAAGATCTCCGGACAAACCATTCTGCATAAGCCCACCCTTATTTAATTCAGGGAATTTCAAAGTTATGTAGTTACCTCTATAGCTTTGAGGCCCTTTGCTTGTAAAGTGCTCATCTTACCCCGATAAGGACACGGCAGGGAAAACCCTGTTCCGGTATGATGAAAAGCCGTAGAGGCCATAGAACCTATGAGTCCTTCAGCACATTAGTCGTGCAGCTCATGCTGTGTCTGAAAGGATCAGAACAGGAAAGCTACAGACGGGAAGATTCTTTCAAAGGGGTAAGCGGGGAAATCGACACGGTCAGGATACCTTTCCTTCAATTGCGTATCCTTTTAGAAAATGAAATTATTCCTCCCAATCCTTATCGGATGGGTTACCTCAGAGCAAGGGTAGGGGCACATAGATATTCCGACGGAAGTATGGCAGTTTTCCATGGTCCACGGAAATCGGCCAAATGCAATGAACAATTAATGTGTTGCTAACAATTAAAGGACAAAAAGCTTGACACACTGGCC
This Thermodesulforhabdus norvegica DNA region includes the following protein-coding sequences:
- a CDS encoding STAS domain-containing protein codes for the protein MQNGLSGDLIDMRVSSSGTLSIEIRGRLTRYEVPRIYRRLKKELNSRAIAGVELNLFNVSTVDTAGVALFVALCREAKKRGISFKLKNPSEHAVRVIKLARLENLLLENRTGEG
- the mlaD gene encoding outer membrane lipid asymmetry maintenance protein MlaD, whose translation is MEHVSRRLEFAVGLFLLIGLLATGYVSFRLGEVSLWNLKDYYTVYARFSNVAGLKKKAPVTIAGVEVGYVEDIVLDQGQALVKLRVKKDVRLEEDVIASIKTMGIIGDKYIAISPGGLDSYIPPGGEIVDTQPPLDIEELLGKFVFGKVKEE
- a CDS encoding MlaE family ABC transporter permease, with the protein product MNYGITLIYSLGRWGLGQIFGLGRLGIFLLSSVAGLFRPPGKFLAVIKHIHFIGHKSLFVICFTGAFSGMVLGLQGYYTLSKFGSEGLLGAAVALSLIRELGPVLTALMITGRAGSAICAEIGIMRIEEQIDALRCMAIDPHSYMITPRFIAGLICFPLLTSIFDLIGIIGGYGVGVLLLGANPGAYWDGIYKSVDWSDVSMGYVKAFVFAIITIWICTYKGFYAGVDTGSMGPEDVSKATTDAVVASSVSVLVADYVITSIML
- a CDS encoding ABC transporter ATP-binding protein, with the translated sequence MTGDIAIEVKGLNSFYGTRQVLYDVSALIPRHEIFVIMGISGSGKTTLFRHLIGLKETPSGCIWIDGEDVGRWGSSEWNNYHKRIGVLFQNGALFNSLTVGENVATPLRVHTGLPGEIIDIMVEMKLHMVGLSGLSGFMPSQLSGGMRKRAGLARALAMDPEFLFVDEPSSGLDPITAAGLDELLLSLKAALGMTVIVVTHELESAFRIADRMMVMDRGRILASGTPDEIRRNDNPRVRQFLERRAEEAGEDVEAYLERLCAVRRR